GACGCCCATGCACAGCACCCGGTCGCCGGCGGCCAGCGAGGCCGCCTCGCGGGCCAGGGTGATCGGCAGCGAGGCCGGTCCCACGTTGCCCAGCGCGGGGAAGGTCACCGGGAACCGCTCGGGGTCCAGCCCGGCGGCCTCGGTCATCGAGTCGGTGTGCAGGCGGGAGACCTGGTGCGTGACGTAGCGGTCCATCGAGGCCCAGCCCCAGTCCGCGGGGACCTCGTTCCAGGCGTCCATGACGAGCTCGAGCCCGTCCTTGAGCAGGGCGGTGGAGTCGGTGAACATGCCCTTGTGGTCGCCCACGCACAGGTCGTGGTGGTCGGTGCCGGCCCGCGTGATGCCGCGGACGATGCGGTGCCCCTCCGGGTGCAGGTCGGTGCGTCCCACGACGGCGGCCGCCGCCCCGGAGCCCAGCGTCAGGGACGCGAACTGCTCCATGAAGCTGGAGCGGTCCACCGCCTCGTCCTTGAGGTTCTGCAGGGTGGCCTGCTGGACCTTCCCGGAGTCCTCCCCGGCGACGACCACGGCGTAGTCCACCTGGCCGGCGTCGATGAGCGAGGCGGCCAGGGACAGCCCGTTGACGAAGCCCAGGCAGGCGTTGGTGATGTCGAAGTTCGTGGCCGAGGTGGGCAGGCCCAGCTCGTGGTGGATCCGCACGGCCACGGAGGGCTCGAGCGTCTCGCGGGTGACCGAGGTGTTGACCATGAGCCCCACCTGCCCGGGCCGCACGCCGGCCTGCTCGAGCGCGAGCCGGCCGGCCTGCGCGGCCCCGTCCTGGAAGTGCCCCGGCTGCAGCCAGTTGCGCCGCTCGTTGACGCCGGCGACGCGCTGCAGCAGCCCGCGCGGCAGCCGCAGCCGGCGCAGCACCGGGGCGAGCTCCTCGTCGATCTGCTCGCTCGTCACGGTCACGGGGGCCAGCACTTCCGTCACGGACAGGAGGGAAGCGTTGGAGTGACGGAAGATCGCGTTGCCTTGCACTATGGGCCTGGTCCGTTCGTGGTCTGGGTTCGGGGGCGGGGCGCCGCGGCACCACCGACGACCCAGCTTATCGAACGCCGGGCCGGGGCGTGCGTCGCCGCGGGCGGGCCCGCCGGCCGGCCCGCCGGCGGGCTCAGGTGAGCGCCAGCAGCACCACGGGCAGCGCGGCCAGCGCCAGGGCCAGCACCACCACGGCGGCGCGCGCGGCCAGCGGCAGCGGCGGCACGGGGTCCAGCAGCCGGTACAGGCGCAGGGTCAGCGGCACGGACCCGTCCCCCTGGACGTTGGGCAGGGGCCGGCCCCCGGCGGCCTCGCGGGGGTCCCGGGCGGCCGGGCGCGCGGGGACGGCCGGCTCGGCGGGGGTGCGGGCGGCGCCCTCGCCCTCGCCCGTCAGGACGATGGCCCGGACCAGGTCGGCCCGGTCGTGCGTGCGCAGGGCGGCGTCGTCGGCCAGCATCTCGGTCAGTCCCGCGACGGCCTGGCGGGCGGTCGCCGTGGTGGGCAGCCAGGCCACGGCGCGGTGCCACGCCTCGAAGGCGAGCCGGAGCAGGTCGTGCCGCTGGCGCAGGTGCGCCCGCTCGTGGGCGACGACGGCCCCCACCTCGCGCGCGGAGAGCTGGTCCAGCAGGCCCTGGGAGAGCACGGTGAGCGAGCCGGTGAGCCCGGGCAGGCAGTAGGCCAGCGGCACGTCGTGCGGCAGCACGCGCGTGCCGGGGGCGTCGGCACCGGGGCGGGTGCCGGGCGGGGAGGCCAGCAGCTCGACCATCTGCCGGTGCCGCCGCCGGTGCGCCACCGTGCGCCACGCGGTCACGGCCAGGGTGAGCACCAGGTGGCCGGTGAGCAGCAGGGAGCCGGTCACGGCGGCGATGCGGGCCGGCAGCAGCGGGTCGAGCACGAGCCGGTCGACCCACGAGCCGTCGGCCAGGCCGGTGGCGAAGGCGGCCAGGGACTGGCCGAGGTGACCGCCGAGGGGGGCCAGTCCCCACGCCAGGGGGGTGCCGACCAGGGCCAGGCCACCGGCGAGGGCGACGGCCTGCCACAGCACCATGGCGGCCGCGGGGGCGCGCCGCACCCAGCGGGCGCGGCCGAGCAGGACGGGCACCGGCCAGGCCAGCGCCACGGCCAGGGCGGCGAGCAGCAGGACGGACACTAGGGAAGTCTAGGCGCCCGCCGGCGTCCCCCGCGGCGGCGGACGCCGGCGGGGAACCCGGCCCCGGGAGCGGGGGCTCAGGACTCCAGGAGGCGGCGGACGGCGGCGGCCTCGTCGGGGCCGATCCCGCCGAGGAAGCGGGCCAGGACGGCCTGGCGGTCCGGCACGGAGCCGAGGACCTCGTTGAGCAGCCCGACGGTGTGGTCCTCGCGGGTGGAGGCCGCGGCGTAGCGGTGCGGGCGCCGGCCGCCGTCGCGGCGCACCAGCCCCTTCTTCTCCAGGCGGGAGAGCACGGTCAGCACGGTGGTGACCGCCAGCTCGCCGGCGAGGGCGTCGCGCACCTCGTTGGCCGTGTGCGCACCCGGCCGGTCCCACAGCAGGTCCATCACGGACCGTTCCAGATCGCCCAGTGCCACCGGTGCCTCCCTCTGTCTCGTCCTCGTGCCGGTGCCGGCCTCGTGCGGTCCGCCCGTGCGGTGACGTCCGCCACGGCCCGGGGCGGGCCACGCCACTATTCTACAGTACGTAGAAGTTCGGGCTAGACTCGTTTTCTACAGGCTGTAGAAGTCCCGGCCTGCCGACATCGTCGCCCCGACAGCAGGCGGCCCGGTGACCCCCCGCCGCGGCCGCCGGGAGAGGCCCGCCCATGGATCCGCTGGACATCGCCCGCTGGCAATTCGGCATCACCACCGTCTACCACTTCATGATGGTCCCGCTCACGATCGGGCTGGGGCTGGTCGTGGCCCTGCTGCAGACCCGCTGGCACCGCACGGGCCGCGAGGAGTACCTGCGGATGACCAAGTTCTGGGGCAAGCTCTTCCTGATCAACTTCATCATGGGCGTGGCCACCGGCATCGTCCAGGAGTTCCAGTTCGGCATGGCGTGGTCCGAGTACTCCCGCTTCGTCGGTGACGTCTTCGGCGCCCCGCTGGCCCTGGAGGCGCTCATCGCGTTCTTCCTGGAGTCCGTGTTCCTGGGCCTGTGGATCTTCGGCTGGAAGCGGCTGGACCCCCGGATCCACCTCGGCGCCATCTGGGCCGCGGTGATCGGCTCGGTGTTCTCCGCCTACTTCATCCTGGCCGCCAACGCCTGGATGCAGCACCCCGTGGGCGTGGAGATGGTGGACGGCCGGCCGGTGATGAACGACCTCTGGGCCGTGCTGACCAACAACACCCTGCTGGTGCACTTCCCGCACACGCTCTTCGGGGCGGTCTCCGTGGCCGGCGCCTTCCTGCTCGGGATCTCCTGGTACCACCTGTGGAAGCGCCGCCGCGACGGGATC
This genomic window from Citricoccus sp. SGAir0253 contains:
- a CDS encoding BlaI/MecI/CopY family transcriptional regulator, whose product is MALGDLERSVMDLLWDRPGAHTANEVRDALAGELAVTTVLTVLSRLEKKGLVRRDGGRRPHRYAAASTREDHTVGLLNEVLGSVPDRQAVLARFLGGIGPDEAAAVRRLLES
- a CDS encoding M56 family metallopeptidase; its protein translation is MSVLLLAALAVALAWPVPVLLGRARWVRRAPAAAMVLWQAVALAGGLALVGTPLAWGLAPLGGHLGQSLAAFATGLADGSWVDRLVLDPLLPARIAAVTGSLLLTGHLVLTLAVTAWRTVAHRRRHRQMVELLASPPGTRPGADAPGTRVLPHDVPLAYCLPGLTGSLTVLSQGLLDQLSAREVGAVVAHERAHLRQRHDLLRLAFEAWHRAVAWLPTTATARQAVAGLTEMLADDAALRTHDRADLVRAIVLTGEGEGAARTPAEPAVPARPAARDPREAAGGRPLPNVQGDGSVPLTLRLYRLLDPVPPLPLAARAAVVVLALALAALPVVLLALT
- a CDS encoding 3-oxoacyl-ACP synthase III, which gives rise to MQGNAIFRHSNASLLSVTEVLAPVTVTSEQIDEELAPVLRRLRLPRGLLQRVAGVNERRNWLQPGHFQDGAAQAGRLALEQAGVRPGQVGLMVNTSVTRETLEPSVAVRIHHELGLPTSATNFDITNACLGFVNGLSLAASLIDAGQVDYAVVVAGEDSGKVQQATLQNLKDEAVDRSSFMEQFASLTLGSGAAAAVVGRTDLHPEGHRIVRGITRAGTDHHDLCVGDHKGMFTDSTALLKDGLELVMDAWNEVPADWGWASMDRYVTHQVSRLHTDSMTEAAGLDPERFPVTFPALGNVGPASLPITLAREAASLAAGDRVLCMGVGSGLNTAMLEIAW